The Xanthomonas sp. CFBP 8443 genome has a window encoding:
- a CDS encoding tautomerase family protein, with protein sequence MPFANYKFPEGILDHARKEEIIHRTTAMFVEYFGEEVRPFSMVLVEEVADGGWGRADETLTLEKMGLSPKGK encoded by the coding sequence ATGCCATTCGCCAACTACAAGTTCCCGGAAGGAATCCTGGACCACGCCCGCAAGGAAGAGATCATCCACCGCACCACGGCGATGTTCGTCGAGTACTTCGGCGAGGAGGTGCGTCCTTTCAGCATGGTGCTCGTCGAAGAAGTCGCGGACGGCGGCTGGGGCCGCGCCGACGAGACGCTGACGCTGGAGAAGATGGGCTTGTCGCCGAAGGGCAAGTGA